One region of Xylanibacillus composti genomic DNA includes:
- the mobP3 gene encoding MobP3 family relaxase yields the protein MSALIYKQRFFHPNHPKTAVSNYVHIGYIATRPGAVKHPNKSHGLFGKMKPGALKAFDSWQEVARIARQISREGKNMYRSVISFQTETALELGLTDFSDWQHYIEQHIATLSTQNQIKIENLCWAAAFHNERDHPHLHVVFWDKSQSVIKNFTHPEIPNRIRKQLIKDTFAYKIKEFCALRDEAKSGITKVTDRIVDDFEAYLKQLNPKAFRATQRRFEHEDGDSLLRFPKHHLIESSSVKHLASRLFELRRHLPPTGRLAYQLLPQESKMYLDELVQELLHDNRYLAELVNDYVQAKLELARLYTSDPDRLEKQHGNYQAEAEKRMANRILSTLRTMIKMEKESAIAIRQADRHQALAEQLLLELLTMMEGLAMRTQMDVDDKISVMGGELSKQAKKEWLLRHKDRGMER from the coding sequence ATGTCGGCGCTGATTTATAAGCAGCGCTTTTTTCATCCGAATCATCCGAAAACGGCTGTCAGCAACTATGTGCACATTGGTTATATCGCCACCCGTCCCGGTGCGGTTAAACATCCAAACAAGAGCCACGGGTTGTTTGGAAAAATGAAGCCCGGGGCGCTCAAAGCCTTTGATTCTTGGCAAGAAGTCGCCCGGATCGCCCGACAAATCTCTCGGGAAGGCAAAAATATGTACCGCAGTGTCATTTCATTTCAAACCGAAACCGCGCTTGAGCTCGGCTTAACGGATTTCTCCGATTGGCAACATTATATCGAACAGCATATCGCCACCCTCTCCACCCAAAACCAGATCAAGATTGAAAACTTATGCTGGGCCGCTGCCTTCCATAATGAGCGCGACCATCCGCATCTCCACGTCGTGTTTTGGGACAAGTCGCAATCCGTTATTAAGAACTTCACACACCCGGAAATCCCAAATCGTATTCGCAAGCAGCTAATCAAAGACACTTTCGCTTATAAAATCAAAGAATTTTGTGCACTGCGAGACGAGGCCAAATCCGGCATCACGAAAGTAACCGACCGCATTGTTGACGATTTTGAAGCTTACCTGAAACAGTTGAATCCCAAAGCGTTCCGAGCTACCCAACGTCGTTTTGAACACGAAGACGGAGACTCTCTGCTTCGTTTCCCTAAACACCATCTCATCGAATCGTCTTCCGTTAAACACTTGGCGAGCCGGCTGTTTGAACTGCGCCGCCACCTTCCTCCAACGGGCAGGCTGGCTTATCAATTACTGCCGCAGGAATCCAAAATGTATCTCGACGAGTTGGTACAAGAACTGCTTCATGACAATCGTTATCTGGCGGAACTGGTCAACGATTACGTGCAGGCCAAGCTGGAGCTAGCCCGCCTCTATACGTCCGACCCAGATCGTTTGGAGAAACAACACGGCAACTACCAAGCGGAGGCCGAAAAGCGGATGGCAAACCGTATCCTTTCCACACTACGCACCATGATCAAAATGGAGAAGGAATCGGCTATTGCCATTCGGCAAGCAGATCGCCATCAAGCCTTGGCGGAACAGCTATTGTTGGAACTGCTGACCATGATGGAGGGTCTTGCGATGCGTACCCAAATGGATGTTGATGACAAAATCAGCGTAATGGGCGGGGAGCTATCCAAGCAAGCGAAGAAAGAATGGCTACTACGGCACAAAGATCGTGGCATGGAAAGATAG
- a CDS encoding Hachiman antiphage defense system protein HamA, with product MSIINEHPSENHPFAESLLSNDENSINGVPHRYLIENGSKGVLLDHMTLALQDHHISPEALERRKDLIETLQIKDAPMIVSPYPQNKTTQKGNFAEIFLAEYLCSTTEAELPIYRLRYNPNVEQSMKGDDVLLFDVESDPVRIIVGESKFRGVPNKKAVVDIVDGLVRSNKAGLPISLTFVSERLFEAGNFELAKKVQNCAVLFLTNQLRLDYVGFLMGNYTARKVVNTHASSELRNLLMISLNFESPDAIVQQAFVQLEGR from the coding sequence ATGTCAATCATAAATGAGCACCCATCTGAAAATCATCCATTTGCCGAATCGCTTTTATCTAATGATGAAAACTCTATAAATGGTGTTCCCCATAGATACTTAATAGAAAATGGAAGTAAAGGTGTTCTTCTGGACCATATGACATTGGCACTACAAGATCACCATATTAGTCCCGAGGCTTTAGAGCGCCGTAAAGATTTAATAGAAACCTTACAGATAAAGGACGCTCCAATGATTGTTTCTCCATATCCTCAAAATAAAACAACTCAGAAGGGGAATTTTGCTGAGATTTTTCTGGCAGAGTATTTGTGTTCCACGACTGAAGCAGAGCTCCCTATATATAGGTTGAGATACAATCCCAATGTAGAGCAATCAATGAAGGGCGACGATGTTTTGCTTTTTGATGTGGAGTCTGATCCGGTGCGAATTATTGTTGGGGAGTCAAAATTCAGAGGAGTTCCAAATAAGAAAGCCGTTGTTGACATAGTTGACGGACTTGTACGTTCAAATAAAGCTGGATTACCCATTTCATTAACGTTTGTCTCAGAGCGTTTATTTGAAGCTGGTAATTTCGAATTGGCAAAGAAGGTTCAGAATTGTGCCGTATTATTTCTAACAAATCAACTGCGATTAGACTATGTTGGCTTTCTGATGGGTAATTATACCGCTCGGAAAGTTGTAAATACCCATGCCTCAAGTGAACTCCGTAACTTACTAATGATATCGTTAAATTTTGAATCACCAGACGCGATTGTTCAACAAGCATTTGTACAACTGGAGGGAAGGTAA
- a CDS encoding DEAD/DEAH box helicase: MSIPTDYAISLLRNLEQSRIENLITQTDARRILQEVRENHENYPNFDSALTEKATYIAYTLISCGCSLIENEDTETAEGLVVLEKAGKILSDAFKFNPDEIETKNYNLLIAGMSLYAAKQYSRAFIVLHNIDVDFTIGQIIISFIKKDFESMLQIASNVLFSQAPEQLDLRDFDDWVISHEIARCFYIVMDFIYTGNQGNFSLIKDILEKILVLSSESALTLYWLIIRLLRIIFSTFQAASLWSILPPLLPAKYITEKYIRLLSEFRSPVTEIWPSQTAALPLAIGDNSGAVINLRTSGGKTRIAEIAILKTLSTHILSKVLYLTPFRSLAFEIEQSLNRTFGPLGITVSQLYGGSTANVTDFELINESQIVIATPEKAKALIRCGSGLETEVKLIVVDEGHLLGAEERHIKNEMFLTHIKEFASRNQVRMLLLSAVLPNAEDLAQWITSDSNLVAKSEWKPALERLGLLLWDGNRVRLEWKSEGEPFNPNFIQKDPLGFGRRRNPFPNNKNEAVAATAVRLAQNGTVMIYSARANSINGLAKDVLLALGEHPEDYLWDESLWNVFESVCNEELGNDDIVLTAARKGVICHNNRLPTLVRIAIERLMRSKPPKLIIASSTLGQGVNVGISTVIVSTPYYSDEAISNRDFWNICGRAGRAFSDVEGKILYAIDTSTNRKRSQWHVNKDRELAQNYFDNRQMEKVRSGLLAALMTICRIAKRTGTDFTMLVETIANDFIEGNIDDHSSERLNSIFDYIDDGLLGMHEDFSTDDVDINWIDDVFRNSLALIQAKSENEELYLALLKARTTALLRRIPSKTDRKKLVSSSVPLSVSKSMLEDVDFFRNLALKYIQSSEGEHDDIQMIENIVRELEIWSNQKAHILMNFVPKQTVLENIRRPWISGDALASIMTIEQVAGEISKDYYGFTLPWIIHAISQLFDHEIEENVVQLYTSLAMFVELGLPNNEAVNIYMAGVRSRSAALELSAFNAFKNKSISDIRQALLEFSMEEHDVSDNSRAWIELFKESSKSQMRKRVSFPNFTWARDDLPDKLYLRIVNGEYILTSGDGYFFEKVESSDELPFSNIANFTGLHFVYENDAWQLRSYNPRVSVNKSDIDFS; this comes from the coding sequence ATGAGCATCCCTACAGATTACGCAATATCCCTACTCCGCAATTTAGAACAAAGTAGAATTGAAAACCTCATAACTCAGACCGATGCACGACGAATATTACAGGAAGTCAGGGAAAACCATGAGAATTATCCTAATTTTGATTCGGCACTTACAGAAAAAGCAACCTATATAGCATACACTTTGATTTCTTGTGGTTGTTCATTGATAGAAAATGAGGACACAGAAACTGCTGAGGGGTTAGTAGTGCTGGAAAAAGCGGGAAAGATATTATCGGATGCATTTAAGTTTAATCCTGATGAGATCGAGACGAAGAACTATAATTTACTGATTGCCGGGATGTCTTTATATGCAGCGAAACAGTACTCCCGTGCATTTATTGTCCTACATAACATTGACGTTGATTTTACAATAGGACAAATAATCATTAGTTTCATAAAAAAAGATTTTGAATCCATGCTTCAAATTGCAAGTAATGTTCTATTCAGTCAAGCACCAGAACAATTAGATCTTCGAGATTTTGATGATTGGGTAATATCACATGAAATAGCACGCTGTTTTTATATCGTCATGGACTTCATTTACACAGGAAATCAAGGCAACTTTTCACTCATAAAAGATATTTTAGAAAAGATATTAGTACTTTCTTCCGAAAGCGCTTTGACGCTATACTGGCTAATTATTCGCCTGTTAAGAATTATTTTTTCTACTTTTCAAGCTGCGTCCCTATGGTCTATCTTGCCACCACTTCTTCCAGCAAAATATATCACTGAAAAGTATATCCGCTTACTCAGCGAGTTTAGATCCCCTGTTACAGAAATATGGCCATCTCAGACAGCTGCATTGCCACTTGCTATTGGTGATAATAGTGGTGCTGTTATTAATCTGCGTACAAGCGGTGGAAAAACAAGAATAGCAGAGATAGCGATCCTAAAAACCTTATCTACTCATATACTATCAAAGGTTTTGTATCTTACACCGTTCCGCTCCTTAGCTTTTGAAATTGAACAAAGTTTAAACAGAACATTTGGACCACTAGGCATTACTGTTTCGCAGCTATACGGAGGTTCAACTGCGAATGTTACGGATTTTGAGCTGATCAATGAATCGCAAATCGTAATTGCAACGCCTGAAAAGGCAAAAGCACTTATTCGCTGTGGGTCAGGATTGGAAACAGAAGTAAAGTTAATTGTTGTTGATGAAGGCCACTTGTTAGGGGCAGAAGAAAGACATATTAAAAATGAAATGTTCCTTACGCATATCAAGGAGTTTGCTTCTAGAAATCAAGTTAGAATGCTACTTTTATCTGCTGTATTACCAAACGCAGAAGATCTAGCTCAATGGATCACAAGCGACTCGAATTTAGTAGCAAAGTCAGAATGGAAGCCAGCCTTGGAACGGCTGGGCTTACTTCTGTGGGACGGCAATCGAGTTAGGTTAGAGTGGAAGAGTGAGGGCGAACCATTTAACCCTAATTTTATTCAAAAAGATCCTTTGGGATTCGGACGCAGAAGGAATCCCTTTCCAAATAATAAGAATGAAGCTGTAGCTGCAACAGCAGTTCGATTGGCGCAAAACGGGACAGTTATGATTTATTCCGCAAGAGCGAATTCCATTAATGGGTTGGCTAAGGATGTACTTCTAGCACTAGGAGAGCACCCAGAAGATTATCTATGGGACGAATCTTTATGGAATGTTTTTGAAAGTGTGTGTAACGAAGAACTCGGTAATGATGATATTGTTTTAACAGCAGCGAGAAAAGGGGTTATTTGTCATAATAATCGACTGCCTACACTTGTTCGTATTGCTATTGAAAGGCTCATGCGTTCTAAACCTCCAAAATTAATCATTGCCTCTTCAACACTTGGCCAAGGAGTAAATGTTGGTATTTCAACCGTAATTGTTTCAACTCCATATTATAGTGACGAAGCGATCAGCAATAGAGACTTCTGGAATATTTGTGGAAGAGCAGGACGTGCTTTTTCCGATGTTGAAGGAAAAATACTCTATGCAATTGATACAAGTACAAATAGAAAAAGATCTCAATGGCATGTTAATAAAGATAGAGAGCTTGCCCAGAATTATTTTGACAATCGACAAATGGAAAAAGTACGTAGTGGTTTGCTTGCTGCGCTAATGACAATATGCAGAATCGCAAAGCGTACTGGTACAGATTTCACAATGCTAGTTGAAACAATAGCGAATGATTTTATAGAAGGAAATATTGATGATCATTCCTCAGAGCGGTTAAACTCTATCTTTGATTATATAGATGATGGGCTTCTTGGAATGCATGAAGATTTTAGTACAGATGATGTGGATATAAACTGGATTGATGATGTCTTTAGAAATTCATTAGCACTAATTCAAGCAAAGAGTGAGAATGAAGAACTATACCTGGCTCTTTTAAAAGCACGTACTACTGCTTTGTTGCGCAGAATACCAAGCAAGACGGATAGAAAAAAGTTAGTTTCTTCGAGCGTTCCACTGTCAGTGTCTAAATCGATGTTAGAGGATGTTGATTTTTTTAGGAATCTGGCCTTGAAATATATTCAATCTTCTGAGGGTGAACATGACGACATTCAAATGATAGAAAATATTGTTCGTGAACTAGAAATTTGGAGCAATCAAAAAGCACATATTTTAATGAACTTTGTACCGAAGCAAACGGTTTTAGAGAATATACGTCGTCCTTGGATAAGTGGGGATGCACTCGCTTCAATAATGACGATTGAACAAGTTGCGGGTGAAATATCAAAGGACTACTACGGCTTTACGTTGCCATGGATCATACATGCAATTTCTCAACTATTTGATCATGAAATAGAAGAGAATGTAGTTCAACTATACACTTCACTTGCCATGTTTGTTGAATTGGGACTTCCTAACAACGAAGCTGTGAATATATATATGGCGGGTGTGCGTTCGAGAAGCGCGGCTTTAGAGTTGTCCGCTTTTAATGCTTTCAAAAACAAAAGTATTTCCGATATCAGGCAAGCACTTTTGGAATTTTCAATGGAGGAGCATGATGTTTCAGACAATTCGAGGGCATGGATAGAACTATTTAAAGAATCTTCAAAATCACAAATGCGAAAAAGGGTTAGCTTCCCTAATTTCACGTGGGCGAGGGATGATCTTCCTGATAAATTATATCTTCGAATTGTGAATGGTGAATATATCCTGACTTCAGGAGACGGTTATTTTTTCGAGAAAGTTGAATCTTCAGACGAACTACCTTTTTCAAATATCGCTAATTTTACTGGACTACACTTTGTATATGAAAATGATGCATGGCAATTACGCTCATACAATCCGCGAGTATCAGTAAATAAATCAGACATTGACTTTTCATAA
- a CDS encoding AbiJ-related protein — protein sequence MNRISEITKRDVLDLFRSGLDMTVLWETERVRYNYFGRLEEIEFLKRLYNLKEMPGSNKRYQNAEEDIWQHTVNNDDYPFCWVFEDERFQLKDGNDESYLRFICEIFHPAVRDEKGYWKEFLGELNKLLQKDGYEIYPAKKISQRDVYSWRIYESDENIKFVPFSERNRKVIKERRLSLTIPRKTRYQIYQHFERFNEIHQMTAENGWNYNSSTIEGVMNDIREFYIPKCFNEQGQYVEADNLKSFVISSSPHCVIDAIEFFEKYNEDTGFEAGVNTIFKLNDVPLELQSGKVENTLSIQIEDSALMLIQEAGLKELLQEAARYYNNGNLKIAVEKLWDAFERLKTYYSPTLDKKKSVGRIIDDMSNDNAHFKELFDKEFLDLTKIGNDFMIRHHETTKINIEDERHHEYFYKRCLSLVSVAIQFLDSNRINN from the coding sequence TTGAATCGTATAAGTGAGATAACAAAACGTGACGTGTTGGACTTGTTTAGAAGTGGTCTTGATATGACTGTTCTTTGGGAAACTGAGAGGGTGCGATATAATTATTTTGGACGTTTAGAGGAAATCGAATTTCTTAAGAGACTATATAATTTAAAGGAAATGCCGGGTTCGAATAAACGCTACCAAAATGCTGAGGAAGATATTTGGCAACATACAGTTAACAATGATGATTATCCTTTTTGCTGGGTGTTCGAAGATGAGCGTTTCCAATTAAAAGACGGAAATGATGAGTCGTACTTGAGGTTTATTTGTGAAATATTTCATCCTGCAGTAAGAGATGAAAAAGGTTATTGGAAGGAATTCCTTGGTGAGCTGAATAAGCTGCTACAAAAAGATGGATATGAAATTTATCCTGCAAAAAAAATATCTCAACGAGATGTTTATAGCTGGAGAATTTATGAATCAGACGAGAATATAAAGTTTGTTCCGTTTTCTGAAAGGAACCGGAAGGTGATTAAGGAGAGACGATTATCACTTACAATTCCTAGGAAGACTAGATATCAAATTTATCAACATTTTGAAAGGTTTAATGAGATTCATCAGATGACGGCTGAAAATGGTTGGAACTACAATAGTTCAACTATTGAAGGAGTAATGAATGATATCCGAGAATTTTATATACCGAAATGCTTTAATGAGCAAGGTCAATATGTGGAAGCTGATAACTTAAAAAGTTTTGTGATTTCAAGTTCCCCCCATTGTGTAATTGATGCGATAGAGTTTTTCGAAAAGTATAACGAGGATACTGGTTTCGAAGCAGGTGTTAATACAATTTTCAAACTGAATGATGTTCCCCTTGAATTGCAAAGTGGGAAGGTTGAAAATACACTTAGCATTCAAATAGAAGATAGTGCGCTAATGTTGATTCAAGAAGCAGGCCTAAAAGAGTTGCTTCAAGAAGCAGCTCGATATTACAATAATGGAAATCTTAAAATTGCTGTTGAAAAACTTTGGGATGCTTTTGAAAGGCTTAAAACGTATTACTCTCCTACTCTGGATAAGAAAAAATCTGTAGGTAGGATCATCGACGATATGAGCAACGACAATGCTCATTTTAAAGAACTTTTTGATAAGGAGTTTTTAGATCTTACGAAAATTGGTAATGATTTTATGATTCGACATCACGAAACAACCAAGATAAATATTGAGGATGAAAGACACCATGAGTATTTTTACAAGAGATGCTTATCGTTAGTATCTGTTGCAATTCAATTTTTAGATTCGAATAGAATAAATAACTAA